Proteins co-encoded in one Malus domestica chromosome 09, GDT2T_hap1 genomic window:
- the LOC103444096 gene encoding caffeic acid 3-O-methyltransferase-like — protein MTPTQVSDEETNLFAMQLANALTLHMVLKTALELDLLEIMTKAGPGAFFSLANLASQLPTKNPNIPVMLDRMLRLLANYSIFTYSICTLPNGNVKRLYDLDPVYKFLTKNKRCDPGAHLADILSPKDHEVLLQEKKLLDLPTLLSEWAQGNTEEVDVGPEEEAANALVLQEAAR, from the exons ATGACTCCAACCCAAGTCTCCGACGAAGAAACAAACCTCTTCGCCATGCAGCTAGCCAACGCCCTCACTCTCCACATGGTGCTCAAGACAGCCCTCGAGCTTGACCTCCTTGAGATCATGACGAAAGCCGGGCCTGGCGCTTTCTTTTCTCTGGCGAACTTAGCCTCGCAGCTACCGACCAAGAACCCTAACATCCCCGTCATGCTGGACCGCATGCTGCGCCTCCTGGCTAACTACTCCATCTTCACTTACTCCATCTGCACGCTACCCAACGGTAATGTCAAGCGGCTGTACGACCTCGACCCTGTCTACAAGTTCTTAACAAAGAACAAAAGATG TGATCCTGGTGCTCATCTTGCTGATATTCTCAGTCCAAAAGATCATGAAGTTCTTTTGCAGGAGAAGAAGTTGCTGGACTTGCCTACGTTGTTATCAGAGTGGG CCCAAGGCAACACTGAAGAGGTGGACGTCGGGCCAGAAGAGGAAGCTGCAAATGCACTCGTCCTCCAAGAGGCTGCAAGATAA